The following are encoded together in the Bacillus sp. V2I10 genome:
- a CDS encoding YicC/YloC family endoribonuclease gives MVCSMTGYGRSSIGNDKLTITAEMKSVNHRFFEINVRMPRQLMSIEDKIKKVISSIIYRGRVELYITIEGESLADRFIEVDWNLLDQYVQAAASMRNRYDLHNELQLSDLLNLDNIFTIGEQEKGNEEIQSMIFEAVQNAAEKLKEMRSAEGAHLKSDLLKQLSILESYVSDIEKYAPQVVIRYKQRLEKKMAELSEGAIDESRMITEAALFADRADIAEEITRIRSHISQFRETMQKEESIGRKLDFLVQELNREANTIGSKANDKDIAKCSVELKSVIERLKEQVQNIE, from the coding sequence ATGGTTTGCAGCATGACAGGATATGGGCGTTCATCAATTGGGAATGATAAACTGACCATTACAGCCGAAATGAAATCGGTTAATCACCGTTTTTTTGAAATTAACGTAAGAATGCCTAGACAATTGATGTCCATTGAGGATAAAATCAAAAAAGTGATCTCTTCTATCATTTATAGAGGACGCGTTGAATTATACATAACAATTGAAGGCGAATCATTGGCAGACCGGTTTATCGAAGTTGATTGGAACCTGCTTGATCAATACGTTCAGGCAGCTGCTTCGATGCGAAACCGGTATGATTTACATAATGAATTGCAGCTTTCTGATCTCCTTAACCTTGACAATATTTTTACAATTGGAGAACAGGAAAAAGGGAATGAAGAAATACAATCTATGATCTTTGAGGCCGTACAGAATGCTGCAGAAAAGCTGAAAGAAATGAGATCGGCAGAAGGCGCACATTTGAAAAGTGATTTGCTGAAGCAGCTGTCAATTTTGGAATCATATGTTTCTGATATTGAGAAATATGCACCTCAAGTCGTTATCCGCTATAAACAAAGGCTGGAAAAAAAGATGGCCGAACTCTCAGAAGGCGCAATTGATGAAAGCAGAATGATAACAGAGGCTGCCCTTTTTGCTGACAGAGCGGACATTGCAGAAGAGATTACCAGAATTAGAAGCCACATCTCACAATTCCGTGAAACGATGCAAAAAGAAGAATCAATTGGAAGAAAATTAGATTTCCTTGTTCAGGAGCTGAATAGAGAAGCGAACACAATCGGTTCTAAAGCAAATGACAAAGATATTGCCAAATGTTCAGTTGAACTGAAAAGTGTCATAGAAAGATTAAAAGAGCAAGTTCAAAATATTGAATAA
- the coaBC gene encoding bifunctional phosphopantothenoylcysteine decarboxylase/phosphopantothenate--cysteine ligase CoaBC: protein MKGKKILLCVSGGIAVYKAAALTSKIIQAGAEIKVIMTRSAREFVNPLTFLALSRNDVYFDTFDEKNPAVISHIDLADWADLVVVAPATANTIGKLANGIGDDMLTTTLLATTAPVWIAPAMNVHMYDNPAVQKNILALSQYGYQFIEPSEGYLACGYVGKGRLEEPEKIVSLIEGFFAGKEIQPLKGRKVMITAGPTREKVDPVRYFTNHSSGKMGYAIAEAANQMGAEVILISGPVMIAPPSGVTVIKVESAEDMHKEVLKHYSEMDIVIKSAAVADYRPLSVSDQKMKKQDGPLSIEMERTKDILKDLGERKENQVLVGFAAETENVEDYALRKLRKKNLDMIVANNVTLAGAGFGTDTNIVTMYKKSGEKIELPVLSKQEVAKKILEEVSRINKGV from the coding sequence ATGAAGGGAAAGAAAATTCTCCTTTGCGTAAGCGGAGGAATTGCCGTCTATAAAGCAGCAGCCTTAACAAGCAAAATCATTCAGGCTGGAGCTGAAATTAAAGTAATCATGACACGCTCAGCACGTGAATTTGTCAACCCGTTGACCTTTTTGGCTCTGTCAAGAAATGACGTTTATTTTGATACATTTGACGAGAAAAATCCTGCAGTTATTTCACACATCGATCTTGCGGATTGGGCAGATCTGGTTGTAGTTGCTCCGGCCACTGCTAATACAATCGGTAAATTAGCAAATGGAATCGGGGACGATATGCTGACAACTACTTTGCTTGCGACAACTGCGCCGGTCTGGATTGCTCCTGCTATGAATGTTCATATGTATGACAATCCGGCTGTTCAGAAAAACATTCTCGCGTTATCCCAATATGGGTATCAATTTATTGAGCCAAGCGAAGGCTATTTAGCCTGCGGATATGTCGGGAAAGGAAGACTTGAAGAACCTGAGAAAATTGTCTCTTTAATAGAAGGATTTTTTGCTGGTAAAGAAATTCAGCCTTTAAAAGGCAGGAAAGTTATGATTACTGCGGGTCCAACCCGTGAAAAGGTAGATCCCGTCCGTTATTTTACCAATCATTCTTCAGGGAAAATGGGCTATGCCATTGCAGAAGCGGCAAATCAAATGGGTGCTGAAGTTATATTAATCTCTGGTCCTGTCATGATTGCTCCGCCTTCAGGAGTGACGGTTATTAAAGTTGAATCAGCGGAAGACATGCATAAGGAAGTATTGAAACACTACAGTGAAATGGATATTGTCATTAAATCTGCAGCAGTTGCGGATTATCGGCCTCTCAGCGTTTCTGATCAGAAAATGAAAAAACAGGACGGACCTTTATCCATAGAAATGGAACGTACAAAAGATATTTTAAAGGACCTTGGAGAGCGAAAAGAAAATCAGGTTCTAGTCGGATTCGCTGCTGAAACGGAAAATGTGGAGGACTATGCATTAAGAAAACTCCGGAAAAAAAATCTGGATATGATTGTGGCTAATAACGTAACGCTCGCTGGAGCTGGTTTTGGCACAGATACAAATATTGTGACAATGTACAAAAAGAGCGGAGAAAAAATTGAGCTACCTGTGCTATCTAAGCAAGAAGTAGCAAAGAAAATTTTAGAAGAAGTCAGCCGTATTAATAAAGGAGTATAA
- the priA gene encoding primosomal protein N' produces MRFASVIVDVKAMQTDRAFDYLIPDKWTGFIKPGMRVIVPFGPRKVQGFVIGLKNESEFERVKPIAEVMDITPALTKELLDIGHWLTQTTLCFKISAFQAMLPAAMKAKYEKEIVLVSEEYRPNLHPKVLPWFQSRKSIYWKDIEKSDSVKEFQMEIERGVLEVIYQVKQKNKKKTQKYITSITELDELKKESDLCSAQAAKQKRVLDYFIQNSGKSVPLQELLLQLNITDSPVKTLIKKKLLREENIEVYRDPYEDRTFKKTESLVLTAEQQTAITPILTSVEQNRHDVFLMYGVTGSGKTEVYLQSIEAVLKQGKEAIVLVPEISLTPQMVNRFKGRFGSLVAVLHSGLSVGEKYDEWRKIHRGEVKLVVGARSAVFAPFTDLGMIIIDEEHEGSYKQEENPRYHARDVAIYRAKFHECPVVLGSATPSLESFARAGKEVYQLLALKERVNNRPLPQVEVIDMRDELRSGNRTMFSSSLLEKLQDRLAKGEQSVLFLNKRGYSSFVMCRDCGCVTGCPHCDISLTYHKHGSQLKCHYCGHEEPMPKVCPECSSEHIRFFGTGTQRVEEELAKVLPEARIIRMDVDTTGRKGSHEKLLTQFGNKEADILLGTQMIAKGLDFPDVTLVGVLTADTMLHLPDFRSSEKTFQLLTQVSGRAGRHKLPGEVVIQSYSPEHYSIQLASHHDYDSFYNQEMLTRKQHAYPPFYYLALVTVSHPDLLKAVSVTEKIAKHLNQRLSETVQILGPVASPIPRINDRYRYQCMIKYKREENLHTSLKMIIERYQQDMNKNQLSISIDLNPNTLM; encoded by the coding sequence ATGAGGTTTGCCAGCGTAATCGTTGATGTGAAAGCGATGCAGACAGACAGAGCATTTGATTATCTGATTCCTGATAAATGGACAGGTTTTATTAAACCCGGAATGCGTGTTATCGTGCCATTTGGTCCCCGCAAAGTTCAGGGGTTTGTGATTGGCCTTAAAAATGAAAGTGAATTTGAACGGGTAAAGCCAATCGCTGAAGTGATGGATATCACGCCTGCATTGACAAAGGAACTGCTCGATATCGGCCATTGGCTTACTCAAACAACGTTATGCTTCAAGATTTCTGCTTTCCAGGCAATGCTGCCGGCTGCGATGAAAGCGAAATATGAGAAGGAAATTGTCCTTGTTTCTGAGGAATACAGACCAAACCTTCATCCAAAAGTCCTTCCATGGTTTCAAAGCAGAAAAAGCATTTATTGGAAAGACATCGAAAAAAGCGACTCTGTAAAAGAATTCCAAATGGAAATCGAACGGGGAGTCCTTGAAGTTATTTATCAAGTAAAACAAAAGAATAAAAAAAAGACTCAAAAGTACATCACTTCAATCACTGAACTAGACGAACTAAAAAAAGAATCAGATTTATGTTCTGCGCAAGCAGCAAAACAAAAGCGCGTTCTTGATTACTTTATTCAAAACAGCGGTAAATCTGTGCCGCTTCAGGAACTCCTTTTGCAATTGAACATAACAGACTCTCCTGTGAAAACGCTCATTAAGAAGAAATTGCTAAGGGAAGAGAATATAGAGGTTTATCGTGACCCTTATGAGGACCGCACCTTCAAAAAGACAGAATCGCTTGTACTGACAGCTGAGCAGCAGACGGCTATTACCCCAATCCTGACCTCTGTTGAACAAAACCGGCATGATGTGTTTTTAATGTATGGTGTAACAGGCAGCGGGAAAACAGAGGTTTATTTGCAGTCTATCGAGGCGGTCTTGAAGCAGGGGAAAGAAGCGATCGTTCTCGTTCCTGAGATTTCGCTTACTCCGCAAATGGTCAATCGATTTAAAGGAAGATTCGGTTCGCTTGTGGCTGTGCTGCACAGCGGTCTTTCAGTCGGAGAAAAGTACGATGAATGGAGAAAGATTCATCGCGGTGAGGTGAAACTTGTCGTTGGAGCAAGATCTGCGGTGTTCGCTCCTTTTACTGATCTTGGTATGATTATTATTGATGAGGAACACGAAGGAAGTTATAAGCAAGAAGAGAATCCACGCTACCATGCGCGGGATGTCGCCATTTACCGTGCAAAATTTCATGAATGTCCTGTTGTTTTGGGGAGTGCAACTCCCTCACTAGAATCCTTTGCAAGAGCAGGAAAAGAAGTTTATCAGCTGCTTGCCTTAAAAGAACGTGTCAACAATCGTCCGCTGCCCCAAGTTGAAGTGATTGATATGAGGGATGAATTAAGAAGCGGGAACAGAACCATGTTTTCATCATCTTTGCTTGAGAAGCTCCAGGACCGTTTGGCAAAAGGGGAGCAATCCGTTTTATTTTTAAATAAACGTGGCTATTCTTCTTTTGTCATGTGCAGAGACTGCGGTTGTGTGACCGGCTGTCCGCATTGTGATATTTCATTAACCTATCATAAACATGGATCACAATTAAAATGCCATTATTGCGGGCATGAGGAGCCGATGCCAAAGGTTTGCCCTGAATGCAGCAGCGAACATATCCGGTTCTTTGGAACGGGAACTCAGCGGGTTGAAGAAGAGCTTGCAAAAGTACTGCCGGAAGCAAGAATCATTCGTATGGATGTGGATACGACCGGACGGAAAGGCTCTCATGAAAAATTACTGACACAGTTTGGCAATAAAGAGGCAGATATCCTTTTAGGAACGCAAATGATTGCTAAGGGCCTGGATTTTCCCGATGTAACCCTTGTAGGAGTTTTAACTGCAGATACGATGCTGCATTTGCCTGATTTCCGCTCATCTGAAAAAACCTTTCAGCTTCTGACACAAGTAAGCGGCAGAGCAGGCAGGCACAAATTACCGGGTGAAGTTGTCATTCAGTCCTATTCACCTGAGCATTACAGCATTCAGCTTGCAAGCCATCATGATTATGATTCTTTTTATAATCAGGAAATGCTTACAAGAAAGCAGCATGCTTATCCTCCTTTTTATTATCTTGCATTAGTAACTGTTTCTCATCCCGATCTCCTGAAGGCTGTTTCCGTAACTGAGAAAATTGCGAAGCATCTGAATCAAAGGCTTTCAGAAACCGTCCAGATCCTTGGACCTGTAGCTTCACCTATTCCAAGGATAAACGATAGATATCGGTATCAATGCATGATAAAATACAAGCGGGAAGAAAATCTGCACACATCGCTTAAAATGATTATCGAACGTTATCAGCAGGATATGAATAAAAATCAATTATCCATCAGCATTGATTTAAATCCAAATACACTAATGTAG
- the def gene encoding peptide deformylase — translation MAIKPIVLHPAEVLEQVCEPVTIFDRKLSKLLKDMYDTMIELDGVGLAAPQVGIPIQAAVVDIDDQHGTIELINPIIIEKRGSQTGPEGCLSFPGLYGEVERSDFVKVRAQNRKGKPFVIEANGFLARAIQHEIDHLHGILFTAKVKKYLKEEELEELEG, via the coding sequence TTGGCTATTAAACCAATTGTATTGCACCCGGCAGAAGTGCTGGAGCAAGTTTGCGAACCTGTCACCATCTTTGACAGAAAGCTGTCAAAATTATTAAAAGACATGTATGATACAATGATTGAACTTGACGGAGTGGGTCTTGCAGCTCCTCAAGTGGGAATTCCCATTCAAGCTGCTGTTGTTGATATAGATGACCAACATGGAACAATCGAACTGATTAATCCCATTATTATAGAAAAGCGCGGTTCTCAGACAGGACCAGAAGGCTGCTTAAGCTTCCCGGGGTTATATGGAGAAGTAGAGCGCAGCGATTTTGTTAAAGTCAGAGCTCAAAATCGAAAAGGCAAACCATTTGTCATAGAAGCAAATGGTTTTTTAGCTAGAGCGATCCAGCATGAAATCGATCACCTGCATGGAATCCTGTTTACTGCCAAGGTGAAAAAATATCTTAAAGAAGAAGAGTTAGAAGAATTGGAAGGATGA
- the rpoZ gene encoding DNA-directed RNA polymerase subunit omega: MLYPSIDKLMNKLDSKYTLVTVAARRAREMQENHDQQIVKPVSYKYVGKALEEINSGLLDYEKQD; the protein is encoded by the coding sequence ATGTTATATCCATCTATTGATAAACTCATGAATAAACTTGATTCTAAATATACACTTGTAACAGTGGCGGCAAGACGCGCACGTGAAATGCAGGAAAATCATGATCAGCAAATCGTGAAGCCTGTCTCTTATAAATATGTCGGCAAAGCACTAGAAGAAATTAATTCAGGATTGCTGGATTATGAAAAACAAGACTAA
- a CDS encoding calcium-translocating P-type ATPase, SERCA-type — protein MKWHEIGPEEVLQSINTSRENGLTEKDVQKRVKHHGFNELKEAEKPSAFLLFLEQFKDFMVLVLLAATLISGLLGEYIDAIAIIAIVLINGILGFFQERRAEKSLEALKEMSAPQVQALREGEWTRIQSKDLVPGDIVKFTSGDRIGADLRLIEAKSLEIEESALTGESLPVSKFTNALSDGHAGIGDLTNMAFMGTLVTRGNGVGVVVATGMNTAMGQIADLLQSAETLETPLQRRLEQLGKILIVVALALTFLVVAVGVIQGHELYDMFLAGVSLAVAAIPEGLPAIVTVALSLGVQRMIKQRSIVRKLPAVETLGCASVICSDKTGTMTQNKMTVTHIWSGGREWQLSGTGYQPKGEFFVNEQKVLVKDNKPLQQILTFGMLCNTANIYEKDDDYILDGDPTEGALVVAAMKAGLSKEALSKQFKIIEEFPFDSIRKMMSVIIEDKNGKRFVITKGAPDILLQKLDFVLWDEKQHYMSAKYETKINEAIDNLASQALRTIAVAFKPVSAQAIYHQHEAEKNLVFLGLQGMIDPPRPEVKQAVKECRQAGIKTVMITGDHVNTARAIAKQLDLLPANGKVIDGAALSAMPNEELVQIVDDIYVFARVSPEHKLKIVKALQSRGHIVAMTGDGVNDAPAIKAADIGISMGVTGTDVAKEASALILVDDNFATIKLAIKEGRNIYENIRKFIRYLLASNVGEILVMLFAMLLALPLPLVPIQILWVNLVTDGLPAMALGLDQPEGDLMQRKPRHHKEGVFARGLGWKVISRGFLIGIVTLAAFMIVYHRDPDNLIYAQTIAFATLVMAQLIHVFDCRSERSVFLRNPFENLYLVGAVISSVLLMLSVIYYAPLQPIFHTVPIMARDWLLVLGLSAIPTFLLAGSLLTRKKS, from the coding sequence GGCAACACTGATCTCGGGTCTGCTAGGCGAATATATTGATGCCATTGCAATCATTGCCATCGTTTTAATTAATGGCATACTTGGTTTTTTTCAGGAACGGCGGGCGGAAAAATCACTTGAAGCATTAAAAGAGATGTCAGCGCCTCAAGTACAGGCTCTCAGAGAAGGCGAATGGACAAGAATTCAATCAAAGGATCTAGTACCTGGAGATATTGTGAAATTTACGAGCGGGGACAGAATCGGCGCGGATCTTCGCTTAATCGAAGCAAAAAGCCTTGAGATAGAAGAATCGGCTTTAACAGGAGAGTCGCTTCCTGTTTCTAAATTTACGAATGCTTTGTCAGATGGTCATGCGGGTATTGGGGATTTAACCAATATGGCCTTCATGGGAACTTTAGTAACGCGCGGCAATGGCGTTGGCGTTGTTGTTGCAACGGGCATGAATACGGCGATGGGTCAGATTGCCGACTTGCTTCAATCTGCTGAGACGCTGGAAACACCGCTTCAGAGAAGACTTGAGCAGCTCGGGAAAATCTTAATTGTTGTGGCTCTTGCGTTAACTTTTTTAGTAGTAGCCGTCGGGGTTATTCAAGGTCATGAGCTTTATGATATGTTTCTTGCAGGTGTGTCTCTTGCAGTGGCTGCAATTCCGGAAGGACTCCCTGCCATCGTAACCGTTGCTTTGTCTCTTGGTGTTCAGAGGATGATCAAACAAAGGTCGATTGTCAGAAAGCTCCCCGCTGTTGAAACGCTTGGCTGTGCATCCGTAATATGTTCAGATAAGACCGGGACGATGACACAAAATAAGATGACCGTTACTCATATTTGGTCAGGCGGACGCGAATGGCAGCTGAGCGGAACAGGATATCAGCCTAAAGGCGAATTCTTCGTGAATGAACAAAAGGTTTTGGTGAAGGATAATAAACCCCTTCAGCAAATTCTCACATTTGGCATGCTTTGCAATACAGCAAACATTTATGAAAAAGATGATGACTACATTCTGGACGGTGACCCGACAGAAGGAGCACTTGTTGTTGCGGCGATGAAAGCAGGACTATCAAAAGAAGCGCTGTCAAAGCAATTTAAAATTATAGAAGAATTTCCGTTTGACTCAATTCGGAAGATGATGAGCGTCATTATCGAGGATAAAAACGGGAAGCGCTTTGTTATTACAAAAGGTGCTCCGGATATATTGCTTCAGAAATTAGATTTTGTGCTATGGGACGAAAAACAGCACTATATGTCTGCAAAATACGAAACAAAAATAAATGAAGCAATCGACAATCTGGCATCTCAAGCATTAAGGACGATTGCTGTTGCCTTTAAGCCTGTCTCTGCCCAGGCCATTTATCATCAGCATGAAGCTGAAAAGAATTTGGTTTTCTTAGGACTGCAGGGAATGATCGATCCGCCGCGTCCTGAAGTGAAACAAGCAGTGAAAGAATGCAGACAGGCTGGAATAAAAACGGTGATGATCACAGGGGACCATGTCAATACTGCCAGAGCCATAGCTAAACAGCTGGATCTCTTGCCGGCAAACGGAAAAGTAATAGATGGTGCAGCTCTGTCAGCTATGCCAAATGAAGAGCTTGTGCAGATTGTAGATGATATTTATGTGTTTGCAAGAGTATCGCCTGAGCATAAGCTGAAAATAGTAAAAGCGCTTCAAAGCAGAGGGCACATAGTTGCCATGACAGGGGACGGAGTAAACGATGCCCCTGCCATAAAAGCTGCTGATATTGGCATTTCAATGGGGGTAACAGGAACAGATGTAGCAAAGGAAGCATCTGCACTTATTTTAGTGGATGATAACTTTGCAACGATCAAGCTTGCTATTAAAGAAGGCCGGAATATTTATGAAAACATAAGAAAGTTTATTAGATATCTGCTTGCTTCAAACGTTGGAGAAATTCTGGTTATGCTTTTTGCCATGCTGCTCGCTCTTCCCCTGCCCCTTGTTCCGATCCAGATCCTGTGGGTCAATCTTGTGACAGATGGTCTGCCGGCGATGGCTCTCGGTTTAGATCAGCCAGAGGGAGATTTAATGCAGAGGAAGCCGAGGCATCATAAAGAAGGGGTATTTGCACGGGGCCTTGGATGGAAAGTCATTTCGAGGGGATTCCTGATCGGAATTGTGACCCTTGCAGCCTTTATGATTGTCTATCACAGAGATCCTGACAATTTAATTTATGCCCAGACGATTGCATTTGCAACATTGGTCATGGCTCAATTGATTCATGTGTTTGACTGCAGAAGCGAACGTTCAGTATTTTTAAGAAATCCATTTGAGAACCTCTACCTAGTCGGTGCGGTTATATCATCCGTGCTGCTGATGCTTTCAGTAATCTACTACGCCCCATTGCAGCCGATATTCCATACAGTGCCAATCATGGCTCGAGACTGGCTCTTGGTGCTTGGATTATCAGCCATTCCAACTTTTTTGCTTGCAGGGTCACTTTTAACAAGAAAAAAAAGTTAA
- the remA gene encoding extracellular matrix/biofilm regulator RemA, producing MSIKLINIGFGNIVSANRIISIVSPESAPIKRIIQDARDRAMLIDATYGRRTRAVVIMDSDHIILSAVQPETVAHRLSNKDELTDEG from the coding sequence ATGAGTATTAAGTTAATTAATATTGGCTTCGGCAATATCGTCTCAGCCAACCGCATTATTTCCATTGTAAGTCCTGAATCGGCTCCGATTAAAAGGATCATTCAAGACGCCCGTGACCGCGCCATGCTTATTGATGCGACATATGGACGCAGAACGAGAGCGGTCGTGATTATGGACAGTGATCACATTATACTATCTGCGGTACAGCCCGAAACGGTTGCCCACAGGCTTTCAAATAAAGACGAGTTAACAGATGAAGGGTAG
- the gmk gene encoding guanylate kinase yields MKERGLLIVLSGPSGVGKGTVRKAIFSQNDTDFQYSISMTTRKPREGEVDGVDYFFKSKEEFEQLIKEERLLEWAEFVGNYYGTPIDYVEKTLSEGRDVFLEIEVQGALQVRKAFPEGLFIFLMPPSLSELKNRIVTRGTETQDIINNRMKVAKEEIEMMDAYDYVVENDQVDLACGRIRAIVTAEHCRRDRIALRYKKMLEVE; encoded by the coding sequence ATGAAAGAAAGAGGATTACTCATCGTGCTTTCGGGTCCTTCTGGTGTTGGTAAAGGTACTGTGCGAAAGGCTATCTTTTCACAGAATGATACAGATTTTCAATATTCCATCAGCATGACGACGCGCAAGCCCCGCGAAGGAGAAGTTGATGGAGTTGATTATTTCTTTAAATCAAAAGAAGAATTCGAACAATTAATTAAAGAAGAACGTTTATTGGAATGGGCAGAGTTCGTCGGCAATTACTATGGAACGCCGATTGACTATGTGGAGAAAACGTTAAGCGAGGGAAGAGATGTTTTCCTTGAAATTGAAGTTCAGGGAGCATTGCAGGTGCGAAAGGCATTTCCGGAAGGGTTATTCATCTTCCTTATGCCGCCAAGCTTAAGCGAGCTTAAAAACCGCATCGTCACCCGCGGAACGGAAACACAGGATATCATCAATAATCGCATGAAGGTTGCTAAAGAAGAAATTGAGATGATGGATGCTTACGATTACGTCGTTGAAAATGATCAGGTCGATCTTGCCTGTGGACGTATTCGTGCGATTGTTACAGCTGAACATTGCAGACGCGATCGCATTGCACTTCGTTATAAGAAAATGCTGGAGGTTGAATAA